In Desulfofundulus kuznetsovii DSM 6115, the following are encoded in one genomic region:
- a CDS encoding P-II family nitrogen regulator, which produces MKEVVAIIRPNKINATKEALAVLGFPGLNACKVVGRGKQKGITGEVTFAVNPELEKQEGGMKYVPKRMISLVVDDRDVSLVVAAIIKINRTGRIGDGRIFVCPVEEVVRVRTGEKGPAAI; this is translated from the coding sequence ATGAAGGAAGTAGTTGCCATTATCAGGCCCAATAAAATTAACGCCACTAAAGAAGCCCTGGCCGTGCTGGGTTTTCCGGGTCTGAACGCCTGCAAGGTGGTGGGGCGGGGCAAGCAGAAGGGAATCACGGGTGAAGTGACCTTTGCCGTCAACCCCGAACTGGAAAAGCAGGAGGGCGGGATGAAATACGTGCCCAAACGGATGATTTCCCTGGTGGTGGACGACCGGGACGTGTCCCTGGTCGTGGCTGCAATCATCAAAATCAACCGTACCGGCCGGATAGGAGACGGACGTATCTTTGTCTGCCCTGTAGAAGAGGTAGTCCGGGTACGCACGGGGGAAAAAGGCCCGGCAGCCATCTGA